The following coding sequences lie in one Desulfovibrio sp. X2 genomic window:
- a CDS encoding two-component system response regulator, whose protein sequence is MTQSRKTGPCETALIVDDTPDNILILREILSPEVRTLAATNGREALALARAVPPPDIILLDILMPGMDGYEVCRRLKADPQTSSIPVLFVSTLGTEIDEAKGLSLGAADYIGKPLSPAVVRARVQSHLRLKAHQHRLEELVQERTRALLNTQDATIHCLACLAEMRDNELGGHFRRTQCAMELVASTMAKMPACADFFRKTTVEMLVKSTPLHDVGKIGVPDHILLKPGRLSAEEFEVMKLHTAYGRESLRRAEEILDHASFLGVACEIAYSHHEKWDGGGYPEGLAGEDIPLPGRIMAVIDVYDAIISKRVYKTPIPHSKAVAIIAEERGRHFDPVVADVFLALAEEIRTISRCHADFEEEREALER, encoded by the coding sequence ATGACGCAGTCCCGGAAGACGGGGCCGTGCGAGACCGCGCTCATCGTGGACGACACGCCCGACAACATCCTCATCCTGCGCGAGATCCTCTCGCCCGAGGTGCGCACCCTGGCCGCGACCAACGGCCGCGAGGCCCTGGCCCTGGCCCGCGCCGTCCCGCCGCCGGACATCATCCTGCTCGACATCCTCATGCCCGGAATGGACGGCTACGAGGTCTGCCGCCGGCTCAAGGCCGACCCGCAGACCAGCTCCATCCCGGTGCTCTTCGTCTCCACCCTGGGCACGGAGATCGACGAGGCCAAGGGGCTCTCCCTGGGCGCGGCCGACTACATCGGCAAGCCCCTGAGCCCGGCCGTGGTGCGCGCCCGCGTGCAGAGCCACCTGCGTCTCAAGGCCCACCAGCACCGGCTGGAGGAGCTGGTGCAGGAGCGCACCCGGGCGCTCCTGAACACCCAGGACGCGACCATCCACTGCCTGGCCTGCCTGGCCGAGATGCGCGACAACGAGCTGGGCGGCCACTTCCGCCGCACCCAGTGCGCCATGGAGCTGGTCGCCTCGACCATGGCCAAGATGCCCGCCTGCGCGGACTTCTTCCGCAAAACGACCGTGGAGATGCTGGTCAAGTCCACGCCGCTGCACGACGTGGGCAAGATCGGGGTGCCGGACCACATCCTGCTCAAGCCCGGCAGGCTCTCGGCCGAGGAGTTCGAGGTCATGAAGCTGCACACGGCCTACGGCCGCGAGAGCCTGCGCAGGGCCGAGGAGATCCTCGACCACGCCTCCTTCCTCGGCGTGGCCTGCGAGATCGCCTATTCGCACCACGAGAAGTGGGACGGCGGCGGCTACCCGGAAGGGCTGGCCGGGGAGGACATCCCCCTGCCCGGGCGCATCATGGCCGTGATCGACGTCTACGACGCGATCATCAGCAAGCGCGTCTACAAGACCCCCATCCCCCACTCCAAGGCGGTGGCGATCATCGCCGAGGAGCGCGGCAGGCATTTCGATCCGGTCGTGGCCGACGTCTTCCTCGCCCTCGCCGAGGAGATCAGGACCATCTCGCGCTGCCACGCCGACTTCGAGGAAGAGCGCGAGGCCCTGGAACGCTGA
- a CDS encoding hybrid sensor histidine kinase/response regulator, with the protein MHADRLRILVVDDTLSNLETLNEILRGEFAVSVATTGLEALSLAREAPPDLVLLDVMMPGMDGYEVCRRLKADEATSSVPVVFVTALSDPEAEERGFAIGGVDYVTKPFSPSIVLARVRTHLALYRQQRVLERMVAERTAELKRAKEAAEAADRAKTVFLANMSHELRTPMNGIQGMAHLLTSTELDMEQQELLGHLASSASRLMLLLSDLLELSTIEAGDFLVVPAPFEPRKALRCLFDLFARKATIQGLDFVAETAPEVPERLVGDSASLLQILANVLDNAFKYTLSGSIGVRVELGEGEAETGAVPLRVRVSDTGVGIAPEKLPGIFRSFVIAEDFITKKLGGAGLGLSIAQRLAQLMGGEISARSVPDKGSTFYVDIPFRLPG; encoded by the coding sequence ATGCACGCAGACCGCCTCAGGATCCTCGTCGTGGACGACACCCTCTCCAACCTGGAGACGCTGAACGAGATACTGCGCGGCGAGTTCGCCGTGAGCGTGGCCACCACCGGGCTCGAGGCGCTGTCCCTGGCCCGCGAGGCCCCGCCCGATCTCGTGCTACTGGACGTGATGATGCCCGGCATGGACGGCTACGAGGTCTGCCGCCGCCTCAAGGCGGACGAGGCCACGAGCTCCGTGCCCGTGGTCTTCGTCACCGCCCTGTCCGATCCGGAGGCCGAGGAGCGCGGCTTCGCCATAGGCGGCGTGGACTACGTGACCAAGCCCTTCAGCCCCTCCATCGTCCTCGCGCGGGTGCGCACCCACCTGGCGCTCTACCGCCAGCAGCGCGTGCTCGAGCGCATGGTCGCGGAGCGCACGGCGGAGCTGAAGCGGGCCAAGGAGGCGGCCGAGGCGGCGGACCGCGCCAAGACCGTCTTCCTGGCCAACATGAGCCACGAGCTGCGCACCCCCATGAACGGCATCCAGGGCATGGCCCACCTGCTGACCTCCACCGAGCTGGACATGGAGCAGCAGGAGCTCCTGGGCCATCTGGCCAGCTCCGCGAGCCGCCTCATGCTCCTGCTCTCCGACCTCCTGGAGCTCTCCACCATCGAGGCCGGGGATTTCCTGGTCGTGCCCGCGCCCTTCGAGCCGCGCAAGGCGCTGCGCTGCCTCTTCGACCTCTTCGCGCGCAAGGCCACCATCCAGGGGCTCGACTTCGTGGCCGAGACCGCCCCGGAGGTGCCGGAGAGGCTCGTCGGCGACAGCGCGAGCCTTTTGCAGATCCTGGCCAACGTGCTGGACAACGCCTTCAAGTACACGCTGAGCGGTTCCATCGGCGTGCGCGTGGAGCTGGGCGAGGGAGAAGCGGAGACGGGCGCCGTGCCGCTGCGCGTCAGGGTCAGCGACACGGGCGTGGGCATCGCGCCCGAGAAGCTGCCCGGCATCTTCCGCAGCTTCGTCATCGCGGAGGACTTCATCACCAAGAAGCTCGGCGGCGCCGGGCTCGGCCTGTCCATCGCCCAGCGGCTGGCGCAGCTCATGGGCGGGGAGATCAGCGCGCGGAGCGTGCCCGACAAGGGCAGCACCTTCTACGTGGACATTCCCTTCAGGCTTCCCGGGTAG